The Bernardetia litoralis DSM 6794 genome includes a window with the following:
- the nadC gene encoding carboxylating nicotinate-nucleotide diphosphorylase, whose protein sequence is MYNYLTTKSLDQFITLALKEDIADGDHSTLSSVPATAQKKAHLLIKGDGILAGIELAKLIFAKVDKNLKIDVFLNDGDEVKYGNIAFIVTGNAQSILTAERLVLNCMQRMSGIATLTNKFVEAVKGTKTKILDTRKTTPNSRITEKWAVKIGGGTNHRYGLFDMIMLKDNHVDYAGGIEKAIQSAQNYCKTNNKDLKIEIETRNLEEVKQVLEVSKKGEPIDFLMLDNMTNKMMKEAVSLIKSFNMTSSKKIMSEASGGITLKTVAEISKTGVDSISVGALTHSYQSLDMSLKAIL, encoded by the coding sequence TTGTATAATTATCTCACTACCAAATCTTTAGACCAATTCATAACCCTTGCTCTTAAAGAAGATATTGCAGATGGCGACCATTCTACACTCTCATCTGTTCCTGCCACAGCACAAAAAAAAGCGCATTTACTCATAAAAGGAGATGGTATTTTGGCTGGAATAGAACTTGCAAAACTTATTTTTGCTAAAGTAGATAAAAATTTAAAAATAGATGTTTTTTTAAATGATGGTGATGAAGTAAAATACGGAAATATTGCATTTATTGTCACTGGAAATGCACAATCTATCCTTACAGCAGAACGATTAGTCTTAAATTGTATGCAAAGAATGAGTGGAATTGCAACACTTACCAATAAATTTGTAGAAGCAGTAAAAGGAACAAAAACCAAAATTTTGGATACTCGCAAAACTACTCCAAACTCTAGGATTACCGAAAAATGGGCTGTCAAAATTGGAGGTGGAACAAATCATCGTTATGGACTTTTTGATATGATAATGCTCAAAGACAATCATGTAGATTATGCAGGTGGAATCGAAAAAGCAATACAATCGGCTCAAAACTACTGCAAAACCAACAATAAAGATTTAAAAATAGAAATCGAAACAAGAAATTTAGAAGAAGTAAAACAGGTTTTAGAAGTCAGCAAAAAAGGCGAACCAATAGACTTTTTAATGCTAGACAATATGACAAATAAAATGATGAAAGAAGCCGTTTCATTAATAAAAAGTTTTAATATGACTTCGTCTAAAAAAATAATGAGTGAGGCCTCTGGTGGAATTACTCTGAAAACAGTAGCAGAAATATCAAAAACAGGTGTAGATTCAATTTCAGTTGGTGCGCTAACACATTCCTATCAAAGCTTGGATATGAGTTTGAAAGCAATTCTGTAA
- a CDS encoding phosphoribosylglycinamide formyltransferase: MIQIAIFASGNGSNAAKIIEHFKLQKDVSFVVLSNNANAFVIERAKRLGVEVAVFEKNELYKTKSVLQFLECKEIDLIVLAGFMWLIPSNLVTAFPDKIVNIHPALLPKYGGKGMYGDNVHKAVIENKETNSGITIHLVNEKYDEGQVIFQEKVKIEPKDTAEILAHKIHALEHLYYPLIIEELIEEIRKKKNKKEKTS, translated from the coding sequence ATGATTCAAATTGCTATTTTTGCTTCAGGCAATGGCTCAAATGCTGCAAAAATTATCGAACATTTCAAACTACAAAAAGATGTTTCTTTTGTGGTTTTGTCAAATAATGCAAATGCTTTTGTTATCGAAAGAGCAAAACGATTAGGAGTAGAAGTTGCTGTTTTTGAAAAAAACGAACTCTACAAAACAAAAAGTGTACTGCAGTTTTTGGAATGCAAAGAAATTGATTTAATTGTCTTGGCTGGTTTTATGTGGCTTATTCCTTCCAATTTAGTAACTGCTTTTCCAGATAAAATTGTCAATATTCACCCTGCTCTTTTACCCAAATATGGAGGAAAAGGAATGTATGGAGATAATGTACATAAAGCTGTTATCGAAAATAAAGAAACAAATTCAGGAATTACAATTCATCTTGTCAATGAAAAATATGACGAAGGGCAAGTTATTTTTCAAGAAAAAGTAAAAATCGAACCTAAAGACACAGCCGAAATCCTAGCACACAAAATTCACGCATTAGAACATCTTTATTACCCTCTTATTATTGAAGAATTAATTGAAGAAATTCGTAAAAAGAAAAATAAGAAAGAGAAAACCTCTTAA
- a CDS encoding putative sugar nucleotidyl transferase: MNIIFFDSLSLRTHLLPFTFTRPIADLRVGILTIKEKFETYFNQFLINTTHNIDDIEVEKHTFSFLTQNYLQEKFPTHFEGKENLYINGAVLPNSDFFEKLKSIPLETAVFSENGNELIAFKTFTEFKSVEKFYDFALKVAKQKTEKIQIEFLQRTWDIFRANKREIEQDFEWITTGRKTQTVTDKNTVLYNEERIFIEEGVTIKAAILNAEKGSIYIGKNATIEEGAIIRGSFALGEGSVINTGANMRGDTTIGKFCKIGGEVSNCVFFGYSNKSHDGFLGNAVIGEWCNLGAATNCSNLKNNYGTVRIWNYAEENYEKTELQFCGLLMGDHSKSGICTMFNTATVVGTGANVFGEGFPPKFIPSFAWGNGNHQTKFVTTHLDAMFKTAERVMIRRDVKFTETERKIMKHVFEETDNYRFWESNPMFS; this comes from the coding sequence ATGAATATCATTTTTTTCGATTCTCTTTCACTTCGCACTCATTTGTTGCCTTTTACTTTTACTCGTCCTATCGCAGATTTGCGTGTTGGAATTTTGACGATTAAAGAAAAATTTGAAACGTATTTTAATCAATTCTTGATAAATACAACGCACAATATAGATGATATAGAAGTAGAAAAACATACTTTTTCATTTCTGACACAAAATTATTTACAAGAAAAATTCCCAACTCATTTTGAAGGAAAAGAAAATTTATATATTAATGGTGCAGTTTTGCCTAATTCAGATTTTTTTGAAAAATTAAAATCAATTCCCCTAGAAACAGCTGTTTTTTCAGAAAATGGAAATGAATTGATTGCTTTCAAAACCTTCACAGAGTTTAAAAGTGTAGAAAAATTTTATGATTTTGCTTTAAAAGTAGCCAAACAAAAGACAGAAAAGATACAAATTGAGTTTTTGCAAAGAACATGGGATATTTTCCGAGCAAATAAAAGAGAAATTGAACAAGATTTTGAGTGGATTACAACAGGGCGTAAAACTCAAACAGTTACAGACAAAAATACAGTCTTGTATAATGAAGAACGTATTTTTATTGAAGAAGGAGTAACTATAAAAGCTGCTATTTTGAATGCAGAAAAAGGCTCAATTTATATTGGAAAAAATGCAACTATTGAAGAAGGTGCAATTATCCGTGGTTCTTTTGCACTTGGAGAAGGTTCAGTAATCAATACAGGTGCAAATATGCGAGGCGATACAACTATTGGAAAATTCTGTAAAATAGGTGGTGAGGTCAGTAATTGTGTCTTTTTTGGTTATTCTAATAAAAGCCATGATGGATTTTTGGGAAATGCAGTCATTGGCGAATGGTGCAATTTGGGTGCTGCTACAAACTGTTCTAATTTGAAAAATAATTATGGAACAGTTCGTATTTGGAACTATGCAGAAGAAAATTATGAAAAAACAGAATTGCAATTTTGTGGACTTTTGATGGGCGATCATAGTAAATCTGGAATTTGTACTATGTTTAATACTGCAACTGTTGTAGGAACTGGTGCAAATGTTTTTGGAGAAGGTTTTCCTCCAAAATTTATTCCTTCTTTTGCGTGGGGAAATGGCAATCATCAAACTAAATTTGTAACGACGCATTTAGATGCAATGTTTAAAACTGCCGAACGAGTAATGATTCGTAGAGATGTAAAATTCACAGAAACAGAGCGCAAAATAATGAAACATGTTTTTGAAGAAACTGATAATTATAGATTTTGGGAATCAAATCCGATGTTTAGTTAG
- a CDS encoding immunity 51 family protein translates to MSKQNFEETIKPFFWIDHEDSASVCLNVGEYKTEIFETRAEEGFEGNGYDWASLAKVFLEEKQPNLAEIINFDPEGSMYCVYSSDKEALKEFSLKFKEACENEVLINDLFSRAELD, encoded by the coding sequence ATGAGCAAACAAAATTTTGAAGAAACAATAAAACCTTTCTTTTGGATAGACCATGAAGATAGTGCTTCAGTTTGTCTAAATGTAGGCGAGTACAAAACAGAGATTTTTGAAACCAGAGCAGAAGAGGGATTTGAAGGAAATGGCTATGATTGGGCTTCTTTAGCAAAAGTTTTTTTAGAAGAAAAACAACCTAATTTGGCTGAAATAATTAACTTTGACCCCGAAGGAAGTATGTATTGCGTTTACTCTTCAGACAAAGAAGCATTAAAAGAATTTAGCCTAAAATTCAAAGAAGCATGTGAAAATGAAGTTTTGATAAATGATTTATTTTCACGAGCAGAATTAGATTAA
- a CDS encoding DUF434 domain-containing protein gives MPHSQKHRGANPKDYAAFTNKNIDNLKHAVFDLSWLLSNGYSQKASLKLVGDKFSLTDRQRKAINAASAEKESLELRLKNEIEIDLGSHSNFKNLNSTLVIDGYNLLITTECALSNAPLFIGLDGCMRDIASIHSTYRKVEETIPALELIGKVIEELEIKETIWVLDSPISNSGRLKQIMTDLAEEKKWNWKVLLEKHADKSIVELSQNKNHIVASCDAWITINASNWTNLCSFIVKNYIPSAWVLDFRK, from the coding sequence ATGCCCCATTCTCAAAAACACAGAGGCGCAAATCCAAAAGATTATGCTGCTTTTACAAATAAAAATATCGATAATCTGAAACACGCTGTTTTTGATTTATCGTGGCTTTTATCAAATGGATATTCACAAAAAGCATCTTTAAAACTGGTTGGTGATAAATTTTCACTTACAGACAGACAAAGAAAAGCCATAAATGCAGCTAGTGCAGAAAAAGAAAGTCTAGAATTGAGATTAAAAAATGAAATAGAAATTGATTTAGGTAGTCATTCCAACTTCAAAAATCTAAATTCCACCTTAGTTATTGATGGTTATAACTTGCTTATAACAACCGAATGCGCTCTTTCAAATGCGCCTCTTTTTATTGGTTTGGATGGTTGTATGCGTGATATTGCCAGCATTCATTCTACCTATCGAAAAGTTGAGGAGACAATTCCTGCTTTAGAACTTATCGGAAAAGTGATTGAAGAATTAGAAATAAAGGAAACAATTTGGGTCTTAGATTCTCCAATTTCGAATAGTGGAAGGCTTAAACAAATAATGACTGATTTGGCAGAAGAAAAAAAATGGAACTGGAAAGTTTTATTAGAAAAACACGCTGATAAATCTATTGTAGAATTGAGCCAAAATAAAAATCATATTGTGGCTTCTTGTGATGCTTGGATTACAATTAATGCTTCAAATTGGACAAATCTGTGTAGTTTTATTGTCAAAAATTATATTCCTTCAGCTTGGGTTTTGGATTTTAGAAAGTAA
- the bioA gene encoding adenosylmethionine--8-amino-7-oxononanoate transaminase, with product MIEQNIWHPFTPLAEGYDPLEIVKANGMYIYTKDERKILDAVSSWWVNIHGHANKKIADAISEQAHSLEHVIFAGFTHQPAEELAKSLIELLPSMNKVFFSDDGSTAIEVALKICLQHFHNKNKDKTRTKIIAIEGAYHGDTFGAMAVCDRTPFNASFNSLLFDVEFIPRPTEENWMEVKEKFIQIVKTGEVAAFIFEPIIQGAGGMQTYSPKHLDELIKLAHNKNTFCIADEIMTGFGRTDHLFASEYLQEKPDLICLSKGITGGFLPLAVTLCTKEVAQPFYDNDILKTFFHGHSYTGNPIACAAANASLEILLSDECFQNRKRIAEKHNNFAKQINSNNKLKDKILEVRTCGTIFALELRTEEQTSYFNEWRKNIYNYFLDKNILLRPLGNVIYMIPPYIITDEELDLVYNEILNFLEK from the coding sequence ATGATTGAACAAAACATTTGGCATCCTTTCACGCCCCTTGCTGAAGGCTACGACCCACTGGAAATTGTGAAAGCAAACGGAATGTACATTTATACCAAAGATGAACGAAAAATTTTAGATGCTGTTTCTTCGTGGTGGGTAAATATTCACGGACACGCAAACAAAAAAATTGCAGATGCAATTTCTGAACAGGCGCATAGCTTAGAACATGTTATTTTTGCAGGCTTTACGCATCAGCCAGCCGAAGAACTAGCTAAAAGTTTGATAGAACTTTTGCCCTCAATGAACAAAGTCTTTTTTTCAGATGATGGCTCAACAGCTATTGAAGTAGCTTTAAAAATTTGTTTGCAACATTTTCATAATAAAAATAAAGACAAAACCAGAACAAAAATAATTGCTATTGAAGGAGCTTATCACGGAGATACTTTTGGCGCAATGGCTGTTTGTGACAGAACTCCTTTCAATGCTTCTTTCAATTCTCTACTTTTTGATGTAGAATTTATTCCACGTCCGACAGAGGAAAATTGGATGGAAGTAAAAGAAAAGTTTATACAGATTGTAAAAACTGGAGAAGTTGCAGCTTTTATTTTTGAACCGATTATACAAGGTGCAGGAGGAATGCAAACCTATTCTCCCAAACATTTGGATGAGCTTATAAAACTTGCTCACAACAAAAATACATTTTGTATTGCTGATGAAATAATGACAGGTTTTGGCAGAACAGACCATCTTTTTGCCTCTGAATATCTACAAGAAAAACCTGATTTGATTTGTCTTTCAAAAGGAATAACTGGAGGTTTTTTACCTTTGGCTGTTACGCTCTGCACAAAAGAAGTTGCACAACCATTTTATGATAATGATATTTTAAAAACTTTCTTTCACGGACACTCTTATACAGGAAATCCGATTGCTTGTGCTGCTGCAAATGCCAGTTTAGAAATTTTATTGAGTGATGAATGTTTTCAGAACAGAAAACGAATTGCAGAAAAGCATAATAACTTTGCAAAACAAATAAATTCTAATAATAAATTAAAAGATAAAATTTTAGAAGTACGAACCTGTGGGACAATTTTCGCTTTAGAACTCAGAACAGAAGAACAAACTTCTTATTTTAATGAATGGCGAAAAAATATCTATAATTACTTTTTGGATAAAAATATTTTGCTTCGTCCGTTGGGAAATGTAATCTATATGATTCCTCCTTATATTATTACTGATGAAGAATTAGATTTGGTTTATAATGAAATTTTGAATTTTTTGGAGAAATAG
- a CDS encoding DUF4837 family protein encodes MKFQTITKFAFLAFFLLTGVFLFSCSSDNKDEKVFSYKDFLPPSKGGRGEILLQMDSSKWEGDLGAAVRELYMAPMPGFPQPAEPIFKIYHAAPKKVNDLLEEYHSIFVILSLESKSIDSDILRKKFAKESLDRIKADTTPYLIVKQNEHAKNQQVVYLIGKDDEQLIKHLKANEEKLREIFYKTERQRSYLVAFRGGKQTGRMERYKKEHGFTIGIPEGYQEAKDIHEGDSGFVFMRLIDNANGRDRNVFVAYKPYLSQGQLNADSILTWRRELGKKYMKDPDRGSYMTDQTDVMPYFSQEINFKGKYAIEIRALWKLSSNTSGGPFVGYLIVDEKKNRLYYIEGFIFAPTFKKRDYIREVESILWTFEP; translated from the coding sequence ATGAAATTTCAGACCATAACTAAATTTGCCTTTTTAGCCTTTTTTCTACTTACAGGAGTTTTTTTATTTTCCTGTTCAAGTGATAATAAAGATGAAAAAGTATTTTCATACAAAGATTTTTTACCTCCTTCAAAAGGTGGACGTGGAGAAATTTTGCTTCAAATGGATTCTAGTAAGTGGGAAGGAGATTTGGGAGCTGCTGTTCGTGAACTTTATATGGCACCTATGCCTGGATTTCCTCAGCCTGCCGAACCAATTTTTAAAATTTATCATGCTGCGCCAAAAAAAGTAAATGATTTGTTGGAAGAGTATCATTCTATTTTTGTGATTTTATCCTTGGAAAGTAAATCAATAGACAGCGATATTTTACGAAAAAAGTTTGCAAAGGAAAGTTTGGATAGAATCAAAGCCGATACAACTCCCTATTTAATTGTAAAACAAAATGAACATGCCAAAAATCAACAAGTCGTTTATTTAATTGGAAAAGATGACGAACAACTTATAAAACATTTGAAGGCAAATGAAGAAAAATTACGTGAAATTTTTTATAAAACAGAGCGTCAGCGTTCCTATCTAGTAGCATTTAGAGGCGGAAAACAAACAGGTAGAATGGAACGTTATAAAAAAGAACATGGCTTTACGATAGGGATTCCAGAGGGGTATCAAGAAGCAAAAGACATACATGAAGGTGATTCAGGTTTTGTTTTTATGCGTTTGATAGATAATGCGAATGGACGTGATAGAAATGTTTTTGTGGCTTACAAACCCTATCTTTCACAAGGGCAATTAAATGCTGATAGCATTTTGACATGGCGAAGAGAGTTAGGTAAAAAGTACATGAAAGACCCAGATAGAGGCTCATATATGACTGACCAAACCGATGTAATGCCTTATTTTTCACAAGAAATAAATTTTAAAGGAAAATACGCTATTGAAATTCGTGCGCTTTGGAAGCTATCTTCAAATACTTCTGGAGGTCCTTTTGTAGGCTATCTGATTGTTGATGAGAAAAAAAATAGATTGTATTATATTGAAGGGTTTATTTTTGCACCAACTTTCAAAAAACGTGATTATATCCGTGAAGTAGAAAGTATTTTGTGGACTTTTGAGCCATAA
- a CDS encoding DEAD/DEAH box helicase, whose protein sequence is MQFEDFKLNRQLLNAIEEAGYEKPSPIQEQAIPLLLAGHDVIGVAQTGTGKTAAFMLPLLMKLKYAQGENPRALILAPTRELVIQIHEHFEMLSKYTDLRAVALYGGSGSIKRQLEQVREGMDLIIATPGRLLDIYERNELNLRQIKTMIMDEADRILDMGFMPQINRLLEIISSKKRQNALFSATMPEKVVKLTHDFLTFPEEINISHVAVTAETVEQKYYEVPNFRTKINLLDYLLKDKEVFNKVIVFTRTKDVANNVYKFLGRKVDDSVKVIHSNKDQNTRSNAFNDFKNGDIRILVATDVAARGLDVSDVSHVINFEVPKQYDDYVHRIGRTGRAEKEGIAITFANVLDVHHIKRIEKLIGKKIPQNRIPTEVDITETPFEENQKLIKALDFIKQREDPTYKGAFHHKKRYLNPKDAGKKKNRSTSKRGTKKK, encoded by the coding sequence ATGCAATTCGAAGATTTTAAATTAAACAGGCAATTATTAAATGCCATTGAAGAAGCTGGTTATGAAAAACCTAGCCCGATTCAAGAACAAGCAATTCCGTTGCTTTTGGCTGGACACGATGTAATTGGTGTAGCTCAAACTGGAACAGGAAAAACGGCTGCTTTTATGTTGCCACTTTTGATGAAGCTAAAATATGCACAAGGCGAAAATCCTCGTGCGCTTATTCTTGCGCCTACTCGGGAGCTTGTCATTCAGATTCATGAACACTTTGAAATGCTTAGTAAATATACAGATTTGCGTGCTGTTGCTTTGTATGGAGGAAGTGGAAGTATAAAAAGGCAGCTTGAGCAAGTTCGTGAAGGAATGGATTTGATTATTGCAACCCCTGGAAGACTTTTGGATATTTATGAGAGAAATGAACTCAATTTACGCCAAATAAAAACGATGATAATGGATGAAGCAGACCGTATTTTGGATATGGGTTTTATGCCACAAATCAATCGTTTATTAGAAATTATTTCTAGTAAAAAACGTCAGAATGCTCTTTTTTCGGCTACAATGCCAGAAAAAGTAGTAAAATTGACACATGATTTTCTTACTTTTCCAGAAGAGATAAATATTTCTCATGTTGCTGTGACTGCCGAAACTGTTGAGCAAAAATATTACGAAGTTCCTAATTTTAGAACAAAAATTAATTTATTGGATTATTTATTGAAAGATAAAGAAGTTTTTAATAAAGTAATTGTCTTTACAAGAACCAAAGATGTAGCTAATAATGTTTATAAATTTTTGGGTAGAAAGGTTGATGATAGTGTAAAAGTAATTCATAGTAACAAAGACCAAAATACGAGAAGTAATGCTTTTAATGACTTCAAAAATGGAGATATTCGTATCTTGGTAGCCACTGATGTAGCTGCACGAGGTTTAGATGTAAGTGATGTAAGCCACGTAATTAATTTTGAAGTTCCGAAGCAGTACGATGATTATGTACACAGAATTGGACGAACAGGAAGAGCAGAAAAAGAAGGGATTGCGATTACATTTGCCAACGTTTTGGATGTTCACCATATCAAAAGAATTGAAAAACTAATTGGTAAAAAGATTCCTCAAAATAGAATACCAACAGAAGTAGATATTACAGAAACACCGTTTGAAGAAAATCAAAAACTAATAAAGGCATTAGATTTTATCAAGCAGAGAGAAGACCCAACCTATAAAGGAGCTTTTCATCACAAAAAACGCTATCTAAATCCAAAAGATGCAGGGAAGAAAAAAAATAGAAGTACTTCAAAGAGGGGAACTAAAAAGAAGTAG